From Magnolia sinica isolate HGM2019 chromosome 13, MsV1, whole genome shotgun sequence, one genomic window encodes:
- the LOC131223743 gene encoding uncharacterized protein LOC131223743, translated as MDLQQPSPPSSPSSSPSSSPLRIPLPSKTSAPSVNPTLRNLHKPIDPVQHAVTFNPTYDQLWAPIYGPPHPFAKDGIVQGMCNHKLGFVENAAIEPFVFDEQYNTFHKYGYAAYPSASACYNYVGDLDALWENDAISVYNIPQHEQKKQKLKKKALESEENEDAEVGPSVENPTSQEWLMKNRKSPWAGKKERVQIELTEEQKKYAEEYAEKNAEKKAEKERGGGRDKPEFADKSTFHGKEEHDYQGRSWIAPPKDAKATNDHCYIPKRWVHTWSGHTKGVSAIRFFPKHGHLLLSAGMDTKVKIWDVFNSGKCMRTYMGHSKAVRDISFSNDGTKFLSAGYDKNIKYWDTETGKVISTFSTGKIPYVVKLNPDEDKQNILLAGMSDKKIVQWDMNSGEIMQEYDQHLGAVNTITFVDNNRRFVTSSDDKSLHVWEFGIPVVIKHISEPHMHSMPSISLHPNSNWLVAQSLDNQILSYSTRERFQLNKKKRFAGHITAGYSCQVNFSPDGRFVMSGDGEGRCWFWDWKSCKVFRTLKCHEGVCIGCEWHPLEQSKVATCGWDGMIKYWD; from the coding sequence ATGGATTTGCAGCAACCCTCCCCTCCCTCATCTCcttcatcttctccttcttcctccccTCTCCGAATCCCTCTTCCCTCCAAAACATCCGCACCTTCCGTCAATCCCACCCTTCGGAATCTCCACAAACCCATCGATCCTGTCCAGCATGCCGTCACCTTCAACCCCACCTACGATCAGCTCTGGGCTCCCATCTACGGCCCACCCCACCCCTTCGCCAAAGATGGCATCGTCCAGGGCATGTGCAACCACAAGCTCGGCTTCGTTGAGAATGCTGCAATCGAGCCGTTTGTCTTTGACGAGCAGTACAACACTTTCCACAAGTACGGGTACGCCGCCTATCCATCTGCCTCCGCCTGCTATAATTACGTCGGTGACCTTGATGCCCTGTGGGAGAACGACGCTATCTCGGTGTATAACATCCCACAGCACGAGCAGAAGAAACAGAAGCTTAAGAAGAAGGCGTTGGAGAGTGAGGAGAATGAGGATGCCGAAGTAGGGCCCAGCGTTGAAAACCCTACATCGCAGGAGTGGCTGATGAAGAATCGGAAGAGCCCGTGGGCTGGGAAGAAGGAAAGAGTGCAGATAGAGCTTACCGAGGAGCAAAAGAAGTACGCAGAagagtatgctgagaagaatgcTGAGAAGAAGGCTGAGAAGGAGAGAGGTGGGGGCAGGGACAAGCCCGAATTTGCTGACAAGAGCACTTTCCACGGGAAAGAGGAGCACGACTATCAGGGGCGGTCGTGGATTGCTCCCCCGAAAGACGCGAAAGCCACAAACGATCATTGCTACATTCCCAAgcggtgggtccacacgtggagTGGGCACACAAAGGGTGTCTCGGCAATCCGGTTCTTCCCAAAGCATGGGCATCTTCTCCTCTCAGCAGGCATGGATACAAAGGTCAAGATCTGGGATGTATTCAATTCAGGCAAGTGTATGCGTACTTACATGGGTCACTCGAAGGCGGTCCGTGATATCTCCTTCTCGAATGACGGGACCAAGTTCTTGAGTGCCGGCTATGACAAGAACATCAAGTATTGGGATACAGAGACAGGGAAGGTGATCTCGACTTTCTCTACAGGTAAAATTCCTTATGTGGTAAAGCTTAATCCAGATGAAGATAAGCAAAACATACTCCTCGCGGGTATGAGTGATAAGAAGATTGTTCAGTGGGATATGAACAGTGGAGAAATCATGCAAGAGTATGATCAGCATTTGGGTGCAGTAAATACTATTACATTTGTGGACAACAACCGGAGGTTTGTTACTTCGAGTGATGACAAGTCCCTCCATGTTTGGGAGTTTGGGATTCCAGTTGTTATTAAGCATATTAGCGAGCCTCACATGCATTCAATGCCTTCTATATCGCTTCACCCCAATTCAAATTGGCTCGTGGCGCAGAGTTTAGACAATCAGATTCTCAGCTATAGCACAAGGGAGAGGTTTCAACTCAACAAGAAGAAGAGGTTTGCAGGGCACATAACTGCAGGCTATTCATGCCAGGTGAATttttcacctgatggacggttcgtCATGTCTGGAGACGGTGAGGGCAGATGCTGGTTTTGGGATTGGAAGAGTTGCAAAGTCTTTAGAACTTTGAAATGTCACGAAGGGGTTTGTATTGGATGTGAGTGGCATCCATTAGAGCAGAGCAAAGTTGCGACTTGCGGCTGGGATGGCATGATCAAGTACTG